The following proteins are co-located in the Candidatus Planktophila lacus genome:
- the rpmH gene encoding 50S ribosomal protein L34 — translation MTKRTFQPNTRRRAKKHGFRARMATRAGRAVLSARRAKGRVRLSA, via the coding sequence ATGACAAAGCGCACCTTCCAACCTAATACTCGTCGTCGCGCCAAGAAGCACGGCTTCCGCGCACGCATGGCAACCCGCGCAGGACGTGCAGTTCTTTCAGCTCGTCGCGCCAAGGGCCGCGTTCGCCTCTCTGCGTAA